The following coding sequences are from one Streptococcus mitis window:
- a CDS encoding CvpA family protein: protein MISLLLLLVLAWGFYIGYRRGLLLQVYYLISAMASAFVAGQFYKGLGEQFHLLLPYANPQEGQGTFFFPSDQLFQLDKVFYAGIGYLLVFGIVYSIGRLLGLLLHLLPSKKLGGKLFQISAGILSMLVTLFVLQMALTILATIPMAAIQNPLEKSIVAKHIIQSIPVTTSWLKQIWVTNLIG from the coding sequence ATGATTTCACTCCTTCTTCTTTTGGTCTTGGCTTGGGGATTTTATATCGGCTATCGGAGAGGCCTGCTCTTACAAGTTTATTACCTGATTTCAGCCATGGCTTCGGCTTTTGTGGCTGGCCAGTTTTACAAGGGGCTTGGAGAACAATTCCATTTACTGCTCCCTTATGCAAATCCGCAGGAAGGTCAGGGAACTTTCTTTTTCCCATCGGATCAACTCTTTCAGTTGGATAAGGTCTTTTATGCAGGTATCGGCTACTTGTTGGTATTTGGGATTGTCTATAGCATCGGTCGGTTGCTTGGTCTCTTGTTACACTTACTTCCTAGTAAAAAGCTGGGTGGCAAGTTGTTCCAAATTTCAGCAGGCATCTTGTCTATGTTGGTGACCTTATTTGTCTTGCAAATGGCTTTGACCATCTTAGCGACCATTCCCATGGCAGCTATACAAAATCCTCTTGAAAAGAGTATAGTCGCAAAACACATCATCCAGAGCATACCAGTAACAACCAGTTGGCTCAAACAAATCTGGGTGACAAATTTAATCGGATAA
- a CDS encoding endonuclease MutS2, translated as MNKKILETLEFNKVKALFEPHLLTEQGLEQLRQLAPTAKADKIKQAFAEMKEMQALFVEQPHFTILATKEIAGVCKRLEMGADLNIEEFLLLKRVLLSSRELQSFYANLENVSLIELALWFEKLHDFPQLQGNLQAFNDAGFIENFASEELARIRRKIHDSESQVRDVLQDLLKQKAQMLTEGIVASRNGRQVLPVKNTYRNKIAGVVHDISASGNTVYIEPREVVKLSEEIASLRADERYEMLRILQEISERVRPHAAEIANDAWIIGHLDLIRAKVRFIQERQAVVPQLSENQEIQLLHVCHPLVKNAVANDVHFGQDLTAIVITGPNTGGKTIMLKTLGLTQVMAQSGLPILADKGSRVGIFEEIFADIGDEQSIEQSLSTFSSHMTNIVDILGKVHQHSLLLLDELGAGTDPQEGAALAMAILEDLRLRQVKTMATTHYPELKAYGIETAFVQNASMEFDTATLRPTYRFMQGVPGRSNAFEIAKRLGLSEVIVGDASQQVDQDNDVNRIIEQLEEQTLESRKRLDNIREVEQENLKMNRALKKLYNELNREKETELNKAREQAAEIVDMALSESDQILKNLHSKSQLKPHEIIEAKAKLKKLAPEKVDLSKNKVLQKAKKNRAPKVGDDIVVLSYGQRGTLTSQLKDGRWEAQVGLIKMTLEEKEFDLVQAQQEKQVKKKQVNVVKRTSGRGPQARLDLRGKRYEEAMNELDAFIDQALLNNMAQVDIIHGIGTGVIREGVTKYLQRNKHVKSFGYAPQNAGGSGATIVTFKG; from the coding sequence ATGAACAAGAAAATATTAGAAACATTAGAGTTCAATAAGGTCAAGGCCTTGTTTGAACCTCATTTGTTGACCGAGCAGGGCTTGGAGCAATTGAGACAGCTGGCTCCGACTGCCAAAGCAGATAAAATCAAACAGGCTTTTGCTGAGATGAAGGAAATGCAGGCTCTCTTTGTTGAGCAACCGCATTTTACCATTCTCGCAACCAAGGAAATAGCAGGAGTCTGCAAGCGATTGGAGATGGGAGCGGACCTCAATATCGAGGAGTTCCTACTCTTGAAGCGCGTGCTTCTTTCTAGCCGAGAGCTTCAAAGTTTTTATGCCAATCTGGAAAATGTTAGCTTGATAGAATTAGCCCTCTGGTTTGAGAAGCTACATGATTTTCCGCAATTACAAGGAAACCTACAAGCCTTTAATGATGCAGGTTTCATTGAAAATTTCGCCAGTGAAGAACTGGCACGAATCCGTCGAAAAATCCATGATAGCGAGAGTCAGGTCCGCGATGTCTTGCAGGACCTGCTTAAGCAAAAAGCGCAGATGTTGACGGAAGGGATTGTTGCAAGCAGAAATGGCCGTCAGGTTTTACCAGTCAAAAACACCTACCGCAATAAGATTGCAGGTGTCGTTCATGATATTTCTGCTAGTGGAAATACCGTCTACATCGAACCCCGTGAGGTGGTCAAACTGAGCGAAGAAATTGCTAGTCTGCGAGCAGATGAGCGCTATGAAATGCTTCGAATTCTCCAAGAAATTTCTGAGCGTGTTCGCCCTCATGCGGCTGAAATTGCCAACGACGCTTGGATTATCGGCCATCTAGACTTGATTCGTGCCAAGGTCCGCTTTATCCAAGAAAGGCAAGCAGTCGTTCCTCAGCTGTCAGAAAATCAGGAGATTCAACTGCTCCATGTCTGCCATCCTTTGGTCAAAAATGCCGTCGCAAATGATGTCCATTTTGGTCAAGATTTAACAGCCATTGTTATCACAGGTCCTAATACTGGTGGTAAGACCATCATGCTCAAAACTCTGGGTTTGACACAGGTTATGGCCCAGTCTGGTTTGCCGATTTTAGCAGACAAGGGAAGTCGTGTGGGTATTTTTGAAGAAATCTTTGCCGATATTGGAGATGAGCAATCTATTGAACAGAGCTTGTCTACCTTCTCTAGCCACATGACCAATATCGTGGATATTCTTGGCAAGGTCCATCAACATTCACTTCTACTCTTGGATGAGTTGGGGGCTGGTACAGATCCTCAAGAAGGAGCCGCTCTTGCCATGGCTATTCTGGAGGACCTTCGTCTGCGTCAAGTCAAGACCATGGCGACCACCCACTATCCCGAACTCAAGGCCTATGGTATCGAGACAGCCTTTGTGCAAAATGCCAGCATGGAGTTTGATACTGCGACTCTTCGCCCGACCTATCGCTTTATGCAGGGCGTGCCTGGCCGAAGCAATGCATTTGAAATTGCCAAACGTCTAGGCCTATCTGAAGTTATCGTAGGGGATGCCAGCCAGCAGGTCGATCAGGACAATGATGTCAATCGGATTATTGAACAACTGGAAGAGCAGACGCTAGAGAGTCGCAAACGCTTGGACAATATCCGTGAGGTGGAGCAAGAAAATCTCAAGATGAACCGTGCTCTTAAAAAACTCTACAATGAGCTTAATCGTGAAAAGGAAACGGAGCTTAATAAGGCGCGTGAACAGGCTGCTGAGATTGTGGACATGGCCCTCAGTGAAAGTGACCAGATTCTCAAAAATCTCCATAGTAAATCTCAACTCAAGCCACATGAAATCATTGAAGCCAAGGCCAAGCTGAAAAAATTGGCTCCTGAAAAAGTAGATTTGTCTAAAAACAAGGTTCTTCAAAAGGCTAAGAAAAACCGAGCTCCAAAGGTGGGAGATGATATCGTAGTTCTCAGTTATGGACAGCGTGGTACCTTGACCAGTCAACTTAAGGACGGTCGCTGGGAAGCCCAAGTCGGTTTAATCAAGATGACCTTGGAAGAAAAAGAATTTGACCTTGTTCAAGCTCAGCAAGAAAAGCAAGTCAAGAAGAAACAGGTCAATGTCGTGAAACGAACTTCTGGTCGTGGCCCACAAGCTAGACTGGACCTTCGAGGCAAACGCTATGAAGAGGCTATGAATGAGCTAGATGCCTTTATCGACCAAGCCTTGCTTAACAATATGGCACAAGTTGATATCATCCATGGTATCGGAACAGGTGTCATCCGTGAAGGTGTCACCAAATACCTACAAAGAAACAAGCATGTCAAGAGTTTCGGCTATGCCCCGCAAAATGCTGGAGGCAGTGGTGCGACTATTGTCACTTTTAAAGGATAG
- a CDS encoding alanine/glycine:cation symporter family protein, producing the protein MLELLKSIDAFVWGPPLLILLVGTGIYLTARLGLLQVLRLPKAFQLIFTKDKGHGDVSSFAALCTALAATVGTGNIIGVATALKVGGPGALFWMWMAAFFGMATKYAEGLLAIKYRTKDDHGAVAGGPMHYILLGMGEKWRPLAIFFALAGVLVALLGIGTFTQVNSITESIQNTTTISPAITALVLSVFVAIAVFGGLKSISKVSTTVVPFMAIIYILGTLTVIFFNIGKIPATIALILTSAFSPVAAVGGFAGASIRMAIQNGVARGVFSNESGLGSAPIAAAAAKTNEPVEQGLISMTGTFIDTLIICTLTGLTILVTGVWSGDLNGVALTQSAFSTVFSHFGPALLTIFLVLFAFTTILGWNYYGERCFEFLFGVRFIWLYRVVFVLMVLLGGFIELDMVWIIADIVNALMALPNLIALLVLSPVVIAETKKYFDK; encoded by the coding sequence ATGTTAGAATTGCTTAAATCAATTGATGCTTTTGTTTGGGGCCCACCCCTCTTAATTTTATTGGTCGGAACAGGGATTTACCTAACTGCCCGTCTAGGACTCTTGCAGGTTTTGCGTTTGCCCAAGGCCTTCCAGCTTATTTTTACCAAGGATAAGGGGCATGGAGATGTATCCAGTTTTGCGGCCTTGTGTACAGCACTCGCAGCGACAGTTGGTACGGGAAATATTATCGGGGTGGCGACGGCTCTCAAGGTCGGTGGACCAGGAGCCCTCTTTTGGATGTGGATGGCTGCTTTCTTTGGGATGGCTACCAAGTATGCGGAAGGACTACTAGCTATCAAATACCGTACCAAGGATGATCATGGTGCAGTAGCGGGAGGTCCCATGCACTATATCCTTCTAGGGATGGGAGAAAAGTGGCGTCCCCTTGCCATCTTCTTTGCCCTGGCAGGTGTGCTAGTAGCTTTGTTGGGAATCGGAACCTTCACTCAAGTTAACTCGATTACAGAATCTATCCAGAATACAACGACTATTTCGCCAGCTATCACTGCTCTTGTGTTGTCTGTATTTGTAGCGATTGCAGTCTTTGGTGGTCTCAAGTCCATTTCTAAGGTTTCAACTACTGTTGTTCCTTTTATGGCTATTATTTATATTTTGGGAACTCTTACAGTTATTTTCTTTAATATCGGGAAAATTCCTGCCACAATCGCTTTAATTTTGACATCAGCTTTTAGTCCTGTTGCTGCGGTAGGTGGATTTGCTGGCGCTAGCATTCGAATGGCTATTCAAAATGGTGTGGCGCGAGGTGTTTTCTCGAACGAATCTGGTCTGGGTTCGGCTCCCATTGCAGCAGCTGCGGCTAAGACAAATGAACCAGTAGAGCAAGGATTGATTTCCATGACAGGAACCTTTATTGATACCCTCATTATCTGTACCTTGACTGGTTTGACCATCTTGGTGACTGGTGTTTGGAGCGGCGACTTAAATGGGGTTGCCTTGACTCAGTCAGCCTTCTCAACAGTCTTTTCACACTTTGGACCTGCCCTCTTGACCATCTTCCTTGTACTCTTTGCCTTTACGACAATTCTAGGTTGGAACTATTATGGAGAACGCTGTTTCGAGTTCCTCTTTGGTGTTCGCTTTATCTGGCTCTATCGAGTGGTCTTTGTACTCATGGTCTTGTTGGGAGGATTTATCGAGTTGGATATGGTTTGGATTATCGCAGATATTGTCAACGCCTTGATGGCTCTGCCAAACTTGATTGCCCTATTAGTCTTGTCGCCGGTCGTTATTGCTGAGACTAAAAAGTATTTTGACAAATAA
- a CDS encoding carboxymuconolactone decarboxylase family protein: MTTFTIHTVESAPAEVKEVLETVQKDNNGYIPNLIGLLANAPTALEAYRTVGAINRRNSLTPVEREVVQITAAVTNGCAFCVAGHTAFSIKQIQMNDDLLQALRNRTPIETDPKLDTLAKFTLAVINTKGRVGDEALAEFLEAGYSQQNALDVVLGVSLASLCNYANNLANTPINPELQPYA, translated from the coding sequence ATGACAACATTTACCATCCATACAGTCGAATCAGCGCCAGCAGAAGTGAAAGAGGTTCTTGAAACAGTACAAAAAGATAACAATGGCTATATTCCCAACCTAATCGGTCTCTTGGCTAATGCACCGACTGCTTTAGAGGCTTATCGTACTGTCGGAGCCATCAATCGTCGCAACAGCTTGACGCCTGTTGAGCGTGAAGTGGTGCAAATCACGGCAGCCGTGACCAATGGTTGTGCCTTCTGCGTCGCGGGTCACACAGCCTTTTCAATCAAACAAATCCAGATGAATGATGATCTTCTGCAAGCCCTTCGCAATCGTACTCCAATTGAAACAGATCCTAAATTGGACACTCTAGCTAAGTTTACCTTGGCAGTTATCAATACCAAGGGTCGTGTAGGAGATGAAGCCTTGGCTGAGTTTCTAGAAGCTGGCTACAGCCAACAAAATGCCTTGGATGTGGTTCTTGGTGTCAGCCTAGCAAGCCTCTGTAACTATGCCAATAACCTAGCCAATACACCAATTAACCCAGAATTGCAACCTTATGCTTAA
- a CDS encoding TDT family transporter, with the protein MKKLPLVFSGCLLGLAGAGNLILDTLPALSYLFSLTGLILWIYFLILHLFNWKETKQELTKPPLLSGMATFPMAGMILSTYVFRVFPHLPLVAQGLWWFSFLLDLALIAGFTIKFACPGRRVHATPSWTVLYVGIAVAALTYPLVGIIEIAYATLSFGFLLTFYLYPLIYSDLKKHPLPLALLGQEGIYCAPFSLLLASLVRVGGASLPTWVLIVMILASQSFFFFVLTRLPNILKQGFQPAFSALTFPTIITATSLKMAQGILKLPFLEYLVVAETAICLIILVFVLGAYLNWLRKKV; encoded by the coding sequence ATGAAAAAACTCCCTTTGGTATTTTCTGGTTGTTTGCTAGGTTTGGCAGGAGCTGGAAATCTTATTTTAGATACGTTGCCGGCTCTGTCCTATCTTTTTAGTCTGACAGGTTTGATTTTGTGGATTTATTTTCTAATTCTACATCTCTTTAATTGGAAGGAAACCAAGCAAGAATTGACCAAGCCTCCTCTTTTATCAGGAATGGCGACCTTTCCCATGGCTGGGATGATTTTATCTACCTATGTTTTTCGCGTCTTCCCTCATCTTCCTTTGGTAGCGCAAGGGCTCTGGTGGTTTTCATTTCTCTTGGATTTGGCCTTGATTGCTGGTTTCACCATCAAGTTTGCTTGTCCGGGTCGGAGGGTTCATGCAACTCCTAGCTGGACGGTTCTCTATGTGGGGATAGCAGTGGCTGCCTTAACCTATCCTCTTGTAGGCATCATCGAAATTGCCTATGCGACCTTGAGTTTTGGCTTTCTCTTGACCTTCTATCTCTATCCCCTTATTTATAGCGATTTAAAGAAACATCCGCTCCCACTAGCCTTGCTTGGACAAGAAGGAATCTACTGTGCTCCTTTCTCTCTACTCTTGGCTTCCCTAGTTCGAGTTGGAGGAGCCAGTCTACCGACTTGGGTCTTGATTGTCATGATCTTGGCTTCCCAATCCTTCTTTTTCTTTGTTTTGACTCGCCTGCCCAATATTTTAAAACAAGGTTTTCAACCAGCCTTCTCAGCCCTCACCTTCCCGACCATTATCACAGCTACTTCGCTTAAGATGGCTCAGGGAATCTTGAAACTTCCATTTTTGGAGTATTTGGTAGTGGCTGAAACCGCTATTTGCTTAATTATTTTAGTCTTTGTATTAGGCGCTTATCTGAATTGGTTACGAAAAAAGGTCTAG
- the serS gene encoding serine--tRNA ligase — protein MLDIKRIRTDFDAVAEKLATRGVDAAVLNEMKEIDAKRRDILVKVETLKAERNTVSAEIAQAKRNKENADDKIAAMQTLSAEVKALDAELAEIDAKLTEFTTTLPNIPADSVPVGADEDDNVEVRRWGTPREFDFEPKAHWDLGEDLGILDWERGGKVTGARFLFYKGLGARLERAIYNFMLDEHGKEGYTEVITPYIVNHDSMFGTGQYPKFKEDTFELSDSNYVLIPTAEVPLTNYYRDEILDGKDLPIYFTAMSPSFRSEAGSAGRDTRGLIRLHQFHKVEMVKFAKPEESYEELEKMTANAENILQKLNLPYRVVALSTGDMGFSAAKTYDLEVWIPAQNTYREISSCSNTEDFQARRAQIRYRDEANSKVKLLHTLNGSGLAVGRTVAAILENYQNADGSVTIPEALRPYMGGAEVIKP, from the coding sequence ATGTTAGATATCAAACGTATTCGTACAGACTTTGATGCTGTCGCAGAAAAATTGGCTACACGTGGTGTAGATGCTGCTGTCTTAAACGAGATGAAAGAAATCGATGCTAAACGTCGTGATATTTTAGTCAAGGTTGAAACTCTCAAGGCTGAACGTAACACAGTTTCTGCTGAGATTGCCCAAGCTAAGCGCAACAAGGAAAATGCAGATGACAAGATTGCTGCCATGCAAACCCTATCTGCTGAAGTAAAAGCCTTGGATGCTGAATTGGCAGAAATTGATGCTAAATTGACAGAATTTACCACTACTCTTCCAAATATTCCAGCTGATAGCGTTCCTGTTGGGGCTGACGAAGACGACAATGTTGAAGTTCGCCGTTGGGGCACTCCACGCGAGTTTGATTTCGAACCTAAAGCTCACTGGGATCTGGGTGAAGACCTTGGTATCCTTGACTGGGAACGCGGTGGTAAGGTAACGGGCGCTCGCTTCCTCTTCTATAAAGGTCTCGGTGCTCGTTTAGAACGTGCTATCTACAACTTTATGCTAGATGAACACGGAAAAGAAGGCTACACTGAAGTCATCACGCCTTACATAGTTAACCACGATTCTATGTTTGGAACTGGTCAATATCCAAAATTCAAGGAAGATACTTTTGAACTCAGCGATAGCAATTATGTCCTTATCCCTACAGCTGAGGTTCCTCTAACAAACTACTACCGTGATGAAATCCTAGACGGCAAAGACCTGCCAATCTACTTCACTGCTATGAGTCCTTCATTCCGTTCTGAGGCTGGTTCAGCTGGCCGTGATACTCGTGGCTTGATTCGTTTGCACCAATTCCACAAAGTTGAAATGGTTAAATTTGCCAAACCTGAAGAATCTTACGAAGAATTGGAAAAAATGACAGCCAACGCTGAAAATATCCTTCAAAAACTTAACCTTCCATACCGTGTCGTTGCTCTCTCTACAGGAGATATGGGCTTCTCAGCTGCTAAAACTTATGACTTGGAAGTTTGGATTCCAGCACAAAATACCTACCGTGAAATTTCAAGCTGTTCAAACACAGAAGATTTCCAAGCCCGTCGTGCCCAAATCCGTTACCGTGATGAAGCAAATAGCAAGGTGAAATTGCTCCATACCTTGAACGGTTCTGGACTTGCAGTTGGACGTACAGTGGCTGCTATTCTTGAAAACTACCAAAATGCAGATGGTTCTGTGACCATCCCAGAAGCACTTCGTCCATACATGGGTGGAGCTGAAGTTATCAAACCATAA
- a CDS encoding DUF956 family protein, with product MAQSLNKTVLLNTTGTSYLSIAGKVGKFLVGDQALEFYPDVNVEQFIQIPWSHINQIGANVTGRKISRHFEVFTDRGKFLFASKDSGAILKIAREKLGNDKVVKLPTLIQTISQKFKNLFAKK from the coding sequence ATGGCCCAATCTCTTAACAAAACAGTGCTTCTCAATACAACAGGTACCTCCTACCTCTCTATAGCTGGGAAAGTTGGGAAATTTCTTGTCGGAGATCAGGCTCTGGAATTTTACCCAGATGTCAATGTCGAACAATTTATCCAGATTCCTTGGAGCCATATCAACCAGATTGGGGCCAATGTCACTGGTCGCAAAATCAGTCGCCACTTCGAAGTCTTTACAGACAGAGGAAAATTCCTCTTTGCTTCAAAAGACTCAGGTGCCATTCTCAAAATTGCTCGCGAAAAACTAGGCAATGACAAGGTCGTCAAACTTCCTACCCTGATTCAAACAATTAGTCAAAAATTTAAAAATCTATTTGCAAAAAAGTAG
- a CDS encoding aspartate kinase has translation MKVVKFGGSSLASAGQLEKVLNIVKSDSERRFVVVSAPGKRNAEDTKVTDALIKYYRDYVAGNDISKSQNWIIDRYAAMVSELGLKPAVLEKISKSIRALATLPIEENEFLYDTFLAAGENNNAKLIAAYFNQNGIDARYVHPREAGIVVTSEPGHARIIPSSYDKIEELTNANEVLVIPGFFGVTKENQICTFSRGGSDITGSIIAAGVKADLYENFTDVDGIFAAHPGIIHQPHSIPELTYREMRELAYAGFSVLHDEALLPAYRGKIPLVIKNTNNPDHPGTRIVLKHSSDEFPVVGIAGDSGFVSINMSKYLMNREVGFGRKVLQILEDLNIGWEHMPTGIDDLSIILRSRELTPIKEEEILRQLVQKAEVDHAEIEHDLSIIMIVGEKMKSHIGVTATATRALSENKINIQMMSQGSSEVSIMFVVNKDQEKAAIKALYNAFFGESKED, from the coding sequence ATGAAAGTTGTTAAATTTGGAGGTAGCTCTCTTGCCTCTGCTGGTCAATTAGAAAAAGTTTTAAACATCGTCAAAAGCGATTCAGAGCGTCGTTTTGTAGTCGTTTCTGCCCCTGGTAAACGCAATGCTGAAGATACTAAGGTTACAGATGCCTTGATTAAATACTACCGCGATTATGTTGCTGGTAACGATATTAGCAAGAGCCAAAACTGGATTATCGACCGCTATGCCGCTATGGTTAGTGAACTAGGTCTTAAACCAGCTGTGCTAGAAAAAATTTCAAAAAGTATTCGGGCCTTGGCAACTCTTCCTATCGAAGAAAACGAATTTCTCTACGATACTTTCCTAGCAGCGGGTGAAAACAACAATGCCAAATTGATTGCTGCCTATTTTAACCAAAATGGTATTGATGCACGCTATGTGCACCCTCGAGAAGCTGGTATTGTGGTCACAAGTGAACCTGGTCATGCTCGAATCATTCCATCAAGTTATGACAAGATTGAGGAATTGACGAATGCAAATGAAGTCCTGGTCATTCCTGGTTTCTTTGGGGTTACCAAGGAAAATCAAATCTGTACCTTCTCACGTGGAGGCTCTGATATTACAGGTTCTATCATTGCTGCAGGTGTTAAGGCCGACCTCTATGAAAACTTTACAGACGTTGATGGTATCTTTGCAGCCCACCCTGGTATTATCCACCAACCACACTCAATCCCTGAGTTGACCTATCGTGAAATGCGTGAGTTGGCCTATGCAGGATTCTCAGTCCTTCATGACGAAGCGCTTCTTCCTGCCTACCGAGGAAAAATTCCTCTCGTTATCAAGAATACCAACAACCCTGACCATCCAGGTACTCGTATTGTTTTAAAACACAGTAGTGATGAATTCCCAGTTGTGGGAATTGCTGGTGATTCTGGCTTTGTCAGCATCAACATGTCTAAATACCTCATGAACCGTGAGGTGGGATTTGGACGCAAGGTTCTGCAAATCCTTGAAGATCTTAACATCGGTTGGGAACATATGCCAACAGGTATCGACGATCTTTCAATCATCCTCCGTTCTCGCGAACTAACTCCTATCAAGGAAGAAGAAATCCTTCGTCAGTTGGTTCAAAAGGCTGAAGTAGACCATGCAGAAATCGAACACGACCTTTCTATCATTATGATTGTTGGTGAAAAGATGAAGAGCCATATCGGAGTAACTGCTACTGCGACACGCGCTCTATCTGAAAACAAGATCAACATCCAGATGATGTCGCAAGGTTCTAGTGAAGTTTCTATTATGTTCGTTGTCAATAAAGACCAAGAGAAAGCAGCAATCAAAGCCCTCTACAATGCCTTTTTCGGTGAAAGTAAGGAAGACTAA
- a CDS encoding enoyl-CoA hydratase, which produces MEHIIYQLEEDLAILTLNRPEVANGFHIPMCEEILEALTLAEEDPAVHFVLINANGKVFSVGGDLVEMKRAVDEDDIPSLTKIAELVNTISYKIKQIAKPVLMEVDGAVAGAAANMAVAADFCLATDKAKFIQAFVGVGLAPDAGGIHLLSRSIGVTRAAQLAMTGEALSAEKALEWGLVYRVSEADKLEKTREQLLKKLRRGSANSYAAIKKLVWESQFKDWQDYAALELNLQESLAKTEDFKEGVRAHSERRRPKFTGK; this is translated from the coding sequence ATGGAACACATTATTTATCAGCTTGAAGAGGATTTGGCAATCCTTACCTTGAATCGTCCTGAGGTCGCGAATGGTTTTCATATTCCTATGTGTGAGGAGATTTTAGAAGCTCTGACTTTGGCAGAAGAGGATCCGGCTGTGCATTTTGTCTTAATCAACGCGAATGGCAAAGTCTTTTCAGTTGGGGGAGATTTAGTAGAGATGAAGCGGGCGGTGGATGAGGATGATATTCCATCATTGACAAAAATCGCAGAATTGGTCAATACTATTTCTTATAAAATCAAGCAAATTGCTAAACCTGTCTTGATGGAGGTTGATGGGGCTGTTGCAGGTGCCGCAGCAAATATGGCTGTTGCTGCAGATTTCTGTCTGGCAACGGATAAGGCTAAATTTATCCAAGCCTTTGTTGGAGTTGGCTTGGCTCCGGATGCAGGAGGAATTCATCTCTTGAGTCGAAGTATTGGTGTGACGCGTGCTGCTCAATTAGCCATGACAGGTGAGGCTTTGTCCGCAGAAAAAGCTCTGGAGTGGGGTCTTGTTTATCGGGTCTCTGAAGCTGATAAACTTGAAAAGACGAGAGAACAGCTTCTTAAAAAATTGAGACGCGGGTCAGCTAATTCCTATGCTGCCATCAAGAAGTTGGTTTGGGAGAGTCAATTTAAAGACTGGCAAGATTATGCTGCTTTAGAACTGAACCTACAGGAATCACTAGCGAAAACAGAGGATTTCAAAGAAGGAGTTCGGGCTCATTCGGAAAGAAGACGACCTAAATTTACAGGAAAATAA
- a CDS encoding MarR family winged helix-turn-helix transcriptional regulator has product MDYQRINEYLTSIFNNVLVIEEVSLRGSRFKDISIKEMHTIDVIGKVPDVTPSQVSKELMVTLGTVTTSLNNLERKGYIERIRSEHDRRVVHLHLTKKGRLVHRLHKRFHKAMVEKIIDGMSKQEIEVMSKGLTNLYQFLEDLR; this is encoded by the coding sequence TTGGACTACCAACGAATTAATGAATACTTAACGTCTATATTTAACAATGTCCTCGTTATTGAGGAAGTTAGCTTGAGGGGTAGTCGTTTCAAGGATATCTCCATCAAAGAAATGCATACGATTGATGTGATTGGAAAAGTTCCAGATGTGACACCAAGTCAAGTGTCAAAAGAGTTGATGGTGACTCTTGGGACAGTTACGACTAGTTTGAATAATCTCGAACGTAAGGGTTACATTGAACGCATTCGTTCAGAACATGATCGACGTGTGGTACATCTGCATTTGACAAAGAAAGGTCGCTTGGTTCATAGGCTACATAAACGCTTCCACAAGGCCATGGTTGAAAAAATCATTGATGGTATGAGTAAGCAAGAAATTGAGGTTATGAGCAAAGGTTTGACTAATCTTTATCAATTTTTGGAGGATTTGAGATAA